The DNA region CGCGCCGCCGAGCGCACCGGGGCCTCCCGCTCGGAGTTGATACGCCGGGCGATCCGTGAGCGCTACGGCACCCGCGACTGGGCAACCCGTCGCGCGGCCTTGCAAGCCAGCGCGGGCTCATGGGCAGGCCAGCCGCTCACCGGCGAGGACTACGTCGATGCGCTACGCGGCGATTTGCGCGACCGCCTCGATCGACTCGGCTGGTCGTGAGGGTCCTCGACACGAGCGTCGCGGTCGACCACCTGCGCGGGCACCAGCCGGCGACGCAGCTGTTGGACGCGCTGCTCGACAGCCAGGTAACCCTCGTGACGTCCGAGGTGGTGCGCTTCGAGTTGTTGGCGGGTGCCCGCCCGGCCAACGAGCAGGCTCTGGAAACGTTCCTGGAGGTGCTCGACTGGGTACCGGTCACCGAGGCGGTCGCCCGTCGGGCTGTGGCGTTCGCCCGCGGTTTCAGGGGAAGCCACAGCGGCATCGACACGGCCGACTACCTCGTCGCCGCCACCGCCACGGTCCTCGATGCCCCCCTGCTGACCACCAACGTGCGCCACTTCCCGATGTTCGACGGCCTCGCACGCCCCTACTGATCCGCGGCTGCTGGTCCGACGGAAGCCCGGCTACGCCTCACAGGCGGCCCAGCAAGGACCGGCTGCAGGGGTTCCTCGACGGCGTCTACGACGACTTCGTCGACCGCGTCGCGCAGGGCCGCGACCTGACCCGCGAGCGGGTTCACGAGCTCGCCCGCGGGCGGGTGTGGACGGGAGCGGACGGGAGCGGACGCCGCCGAGCGCGGCCTGGTCGACGACCTCGGCGGGTACCCGCAGCCCTGGCGCGGCCGGCGCGGGGCTGCGGCTTGCCGGGCTGGGCGAGGACGGCGCGGCCCGGATGCCCGAGTGGGCGACGCGCCTGGGCTGACCCCAAAGTGCGCGCGCCGGAAGGCGCATTGCGCGGGCGCCGCGCGGGGATGGTGCACAGAAGACCCGCCGTTGTTGCCGTTCTTCGGAGCTGTCACCATGGACCA from Egibacteraceae bacterium includes:
- a CDS encoding CopG family transcriptional regulator; this translates as MYISDEELALLDRAAERTGASRSELIRRAIRERYGTRDWATRRAALQASAGSWAGQPLTGEDYVDALRGDLRDRLDRLGWS
- a CDS encoding type II toxin-antitoxin system VapC family toxin, encoding MRVLDTSVAVDHLRGHQPATQLLDALLDSQVTLVTSEVVRFELLAGARPANEQALETFLEVLDWVPVTEAVARRAVAFARGFRGSHSGIDTADYLVAATATVLDAPLLTTNVRHFPMFDGLARPY